A genomic window from Rattus norvegicus strain BN/NHsdMcwi chromosome 9, GRCr8, whole genome shotgun sequence includes:
- the Acsbg3 gene encoding uncharacterized protein LOC316124 isoform X1, with amino-acid sequence MTDPREQGYHRSIAPLLKTKTILRNKIHSTISKKAQAGNLEAMSSGLNYWTSKREGQVQLRMGKNPLENEPPVTVPDLIMSAATKYSHYLAIGSKYKKSWQVLTYIEYYEACRRAAKAFLKVGLERFHGVGIMGINSSEWVIASIGAIMAGGISVGILSSNSPKACQIIAETSEMDIFVVDNDRQLQKVNQIQGYLKHLKAIIQYREDIQEVQPNLYSWKGFLDLADGISDEKLDQIIDAQKPNQCCALVYNQGTTGNPKAIMLSHDNITWTTAATVQSLGYKCPPHGQEILGFLMELLREVQPTTFCGIPWVWDRMLDSLKTKHLDSTAFRRKIDRWAMRMGLSTNKRQMMGGIHQPLCFGLAKRLTFKPAKKFLGLNHCEQFLNVGMGLPRSTLDFFLSMNIPILELYGLSECTGLHTLSSLQAYRILSSGKALPKTHTKVEKENQDGVGNLCIWGRHVFMGYLRDKHSTERKVDNHGWLHTNDLGFLDFDKYLYVTGNTNDLIRLNSGEMVNPIPIEERVRTRIPLVRYAMLVGQDAPYLCALLTLKCQINPETGEAQGNLTSEAIACCRKLRSQSTWLSDVLYNRDPLVTQFIDQGIQDVNSEAPSVGAKIIKWVILDNDFSVDGGELGPMSKMNRSTVIKIYKEEIQKLYETSTS; translated from the exons ATGACTGACCCTAGGGAACAAGGTTACCATAGGAGCATCGCGCCTCTcctgaaaacaaaaaccatcttGAGGAACAAAATTCACAGCACGATATCAAAGAAGGCACAAGCAGGAAACTTGGAGGCGATGAGCTCAG GTCTCAACTACTGGACATCTAAGCGGGAAGGCCAGGTGCAGCTGCGCATGGGCAAGAACCCATTAGAGAACGAGCCTCCGGTCACAGTGCCGGACTTGATCATGAGCGCGGCCACAAAGTACTCACACTACCTGGCGATCGGCTCCAAGTACAAGAAGAGCTGGCAGGTGCTTACCTACATCGAGTACTACGAGGCCTGCCGGCGCGCTGCCAAGGCCTTCCTCAAG GTGGGCCTGGAGCGTTTCCATGGTGTGGGCATCATGGGAATCAATTCCTCGGAGTGGGTGATTGCCAGTATTGGAGCTATCATGGCAGG TGGCATCTCTGTGGGCATCTTGAGCAGCAACTCTCCCAAGGCCTGCCAAATCATCGCTGAGACCTCAGAAATGGATATCTTTGTGGTCGATAATGACAGACAGCTGCAGAAGGTTAACCAG ATCCAGGGCTACTTGAAACATCTCAAGGCCATCATACAGTACAGAGAAGATATCCAGGAAGTGCAGCCAAATTTATACTCG TGGAAAGGGTTCCTGGACCTTGCAGACGGCATCTCAGATGAAAAACTGGACCAGATCATCGATGCACAGAAGCCCAATCAGTGCTGTGCTTTGGTATACAACCAAGGTACCACAGGAAACCCAAAGGCCATAATGCTGAGTCATGACAAT ATCACATGGACCACAGCAGCCACTGTTCAAAGCCTTGGGTACAAGTGTCCACCTCATGGCCAGGAGATCCTT GGCTTCCTGATGGAGTTGCTCCGCGAGGTCCAGCCCACCACGTTCTGCGGCATCCCGTGGGTGTGGGACCGTATGCTGGACAGTCTGAAGACCAAACACCTGGACTCCACCGCCTTCCGCAGGAAGATTGACCGCTGGGCCATGCGCATGGGCCTCAGTACCAACAAGAGGCAGATGATGGG GGGGATCCACCAGCCGCTGTGCTTCGGCCTGGCTAAGAGATTGACCTTCAAGCCGGCCAAGAAGTTCCTGGGTCTCAACCACTGCGAGCAGTTTCTAAACGTGGGCATGGGGCTGCCGAGGAGCACGCTGGATTTCTTCCTCAGCATGAACATTCCTATCTTGGAGTTGTACGGCTTGTCAGAGTGCACGGGACTGCACACTCTGTCTAGCCTCCAGGCTTACCGGATACTGAG CTCTGGGAAGGCACTTCCCAAAACCCACACAAAGGTGGAAAAGGAAAACCAGGATGGAGTCGGGAATTTGTGCATCTGGGGCCGCCACGTATTCATGGGGTACCTCAGAGACAAGCATAGCACAGAAAGGAAGGTGGACAACCATGGCTGGCTACACACGAACGACCTGGGCTTCTTGGATTTCGACAAATACCTCTATGTCACGGGGAACACTAACG ATTTGATCAGACTGAACTCAGGGGAAATGGTCAACCCGATCCCCATCGAGGAGCGGGTGAGGACCCGAATCCCCCTTGTGCGTTATGCCATGCTGGTGGGCCAGGATGCCCCGTACCTGTGCGCTCTCCTCACATTAAAG TGTCAAATAAATCCAGAAACTGGAGAGGCTCAGGGTAACCTGACCAGTGAGGCTATAGCTTGCTGTCGGAAACTTCGAAGCCAGTCCACCTGGTTGTCAGATGTCCTATATAACCGTGACCCTTTGGTCACACAGTTCATTGACCAGGGCATCCAGGATGTGAATTCGGAGGCGCCCTCAGTGGGCGCCAAGATCATTAAGTGGGTCATTCTAGACAACGATTTCTCTGTGGACGGCGGGGAGCTTG GACCCATGAGCAAGATGAACAGGTCCACTGTGATCAAGATATACAAGGAGGAAATCCAGAAACTTTATGAGACTTCAACCTCCTAG
- the Acsbg3 gene encoding uncharacterized protein LOC316124 isoform X2 has product MELLREVQPTTFCGIPWVWDRMLDSLKTKHLDSTAFRRKIDRWAMRMGLSTNKRQMMGGIHQPLCFGLAKRLTFKPAKKFLGLNHCEQFLNVGMGLPRSTLDFFLSMNIPILELYGLSECTGLHTLSSLQAYRILSSGKALPKTHTKVEKENQDGVGNLCIWGRHVFMGYLRDKHSTERKVDNHGWLHTNDLGFLDFDKYLYVTGNTNDLIRLNSGEMVNPIPIEERVRTRIPLVRYAMLVGQDAPYLCALLTLKCQINPETGEAQGNLTSEAIACCRKLRSQSTWLSDVLYNRDPLVTQFIDQGIQDVNSEAPSVGAKIIKWVILDNDFSVDGGELGPMSKMNRSTVIKIYKEEIQKLYETSTS; this is encoded by the exons ATGGAGTTGCTCCGCGAGGTCCAGCCCACCACGTTCTGCGGCATCCCGTGGGTGTGGGACCGTATGCTGGACAGTCTGAAGACCAAACACCTGGACTCCACCGCCTTCCGCAGGAAGATTGACCGCTGGGCCATGCGCATGGGCCTCAGTACCAACAAGAGGCAGATGATGGG GGGGATCCACCAGCCGCTGTGCTTCGGCCTGGCTAAGAGATTGACCTTCAAGCCGGCCAAGAAGTTCCTGGGTCTCAACCACTGCGAGCAGTTTCTAAACGTGGGCATGGGGCTGCCGAGGAGCACGCTGGATTTCTTCCTCAGCATGAACATTCCTATCTTGGAGTTGTACGGCTTGTCAGAGTGCACGGGACTGCACACTCTGTCTAGCCTCCAGGCTTACCGGATACTGAG CTCTGGGAAGGCACTTCCCAAAACCCACACAAAGGTGGAAAAGGAAAACCAGGATGGAGTCGGGAATTTGTGCATCTGGGGCCGCCACGTATTCATGGGGTACCTCAGAGACAAGCATAGCACAGAAAGGAAGGTGGACAACCATGGCTGGCTACACACGAACGACCTGGGCTTCTTGGATTTCGACAAATACCTCTATGTCACGGGGAACACTAACG ATTTGATCAGACTGAACTCAGGGGAAATGGTCAACCCGATCCCCATCGAGGAGCGGGTGAGGACCCGAATCCCCCTTGTGCGTTATGCCATGCTGGTGGGCCAGGATGCCCCGTACCTGTGCGCTCTCCTCACATTAAAG TGTCAAATAAATCCAGAAACTGGAGAGGCTCAGGGTAACCTGACCAGTGAGGCTATAGCTTGCTGTCGGAAACTTCGAAGCCAGTCCACCTGGTTGTCAGATGTCCTATATAACCGTGACCCTTTGGTCACACAGTTCATTGACCAGGGCATCCAGGATGTGAATTCGGAGGCGCCCTCAGTGGGCGCCAAGATCATTAAGTGGGTCATTCTAGACAACGATTTCTCTGTGGACGGCGGGGAGCTTG GACCCATGAGCAAGATGAACAGGTCCACTGTGATCAAGATATACAAGGAGGAAATCCAGAAACTTTATGAGACTTCAACCTCCTAG
- the Acsbg3 gene encoding uncharacterized protein LOC316124, giving the protein MTDPREQGYHRSIAPLLKTKTILRNKIHSTISKKAQAGNLEAMSSGLNYWTSKREGQVQLRMGKNPLENEPPVTVPDLIMSAATKYSHYLAIGSKYKKSWQVLTYIEYYEACRRAAKAFLKVGLERFHGVGIMGINSSEWVIASIGAIMAGGISVGILSSNSPKACQIIAETSEMDIFVVDNDRQLQKVNQIQGYLKHLKAIIQYREDIQEVQPNLYSWKGFLDLADGISDEKLDQIIDAQKPNQCCALVYNQGTTGNPKAIMLSHDNITWTTAATVQSLGYKCPPHGQEILVSYLPLCFAGIQILDVWVAISVAGTVYFPSLESGKWSGLPRVSGTGFLMELLREVQPTTFCGIPWVWDRMLDSLKTKHLDSTAFRRKIDRWAMRMGLSTNKRQMMGGIHQPLCFGLAKRLTFKPAKKFLGLNHCEQFLNVGMGLPRSTLDFFLSMNIPILELYGLSECTGLHTLSSLQAYRILSSGKALPKTHTKVEKENQDGVGNLCIWGRHVFMGYLRDKHSTERKVDNHGWLHTNDLGFLDFDKYLYVTGNTNDLIRLNSGEMVNPIPIEERVRTRIPLVRYAMLVGQDAPYLCALLTLKCQINPETGEAQGNLTSEAIACCRKLRSQSTWLSDVLYNRDPLVTQFIDQGIQDVNSEAPSVGAKIIKWVILDNDFSVDGGELGPMSKMNRSTVIKIYKEEIQKLYETSTS; this is encoded by the exons ATGACTGACCCTAGGGAACAAGGTTACCATAGGAGCATCGCGCCTCTcctgaaaacaaaaaccatcttGAGGAACAAAATTCACAGCACGATATCAAAGAAGGCACAAGCAGGAAACTTGGAGGCGATGAGCTCAG GTCTCAACTACTGGACATCTAAGCGGGAAGGCCAGGTGCAGCTGCGCATGGGCAAGAACCCATTAGAGAACGAGCCTCCGGTCACAGTGCCGGACTTGATCATGAGCGCGGCCACAAAGTACTCACACTACCTGGCGATCGGCTCCAAGTACAAGAAGAGCTGGCAGGTGCTTACCTACATCGAGTACTACGAGGCCTGCCGGCGCGCTGCCAAGGCCTTCCTCAAG GTGGGCCTGGAGCGTTTCCATGGTGTGGGCATCATGGGAATCAATTCCTCGGAGTGGGTGATTGCCAGTATTGGAGCTATCATGGCAGG TGGCATCTCTGTGGGCATCTTGAGCAGCAACTCTCCCAAGGCCTGCCAAATCATCGCTGAGACCTCAGAAATGGATATCTTTGTGGTCGATAATGACAGACAGCTGCAGAAGGTTAACCAG ATCCAGGGCTACTTGAAACATCTCAAGGCCATCATACAGTACAGAGAAGATATCCAGGAAGTGCAGCCAAATTTATACTCG TGGAAAGGGTTCCTGGACCTTGCAGACGGCATCTCAGATGAAAAACTGGACCAGATCATCGATGCACAGAAGCCCAATCAGTGCTGTGCTTTGGTATACAACCAAGGTACCACAGGAAACCCAAAGGCCATAATGCTGAGTCATGACAAT ATCACATGGACCACAGCAGCCACTGTTCAAAGCCTTGGGTACAAGTGTCCACCTCATGGCCAGGAGATCCTTGTGAGCTACCTGCCACTCTGCTTTGCTGGAATCCAGATCTTGGATGTTTGGGTGGCAATCTCCGTGGCTGGGACAGTCTATTTCCCCTCACTAGAGTCAGGGAAGTGGAGTGGGCTACCACGAGTCTCTGGCACG GGCTTCCTGATGGAGTTGCTCCGCGAGGTCCAGCCCACCACGTTCTGCGGCATCCCGTGGGTGTGGGACCGTATGCTGGACAGTCTGAAGACCAAACACCTGGACTCCACCGCCTTCCGCAGGAAGATTGACCGCTGGGCCATGCGCATGGGCCTCAGTACCAACAAGAGGCAGATGATGGG GGGGATCCACCAGCCGCTGTGCTTCGGCCTGGCTAAGAGATTGACCTTCAAGCCGGCCAAGAAGTTCCTGGGTCTCAACCACTGCGAGCAGTTTCTAAACGTGGGCATGGGGCTGCCGAGGAGCACGCTGGATTTCTTCCTCAGCATGAACATTCCTATCTTGGAGTTGTACGGCTTGTCAGAGTGCACGGGACTGCACACTCTGTCTAGCCTCCAGGCTTACCGGATACTGAG CTCTGGGAAGGCACTTCCCAAAACCCACACAAAGGTGGAAAAGGAAAACCAGGATGGAGTCGGGAATTTGTGCATCTGGGGCCGCCACGTATTCATGGGGTACCTCAGAGACAAGCATAGCACAGAAAGGAAGGTGGACAACCATGGCTGGCTACACACGAACGACCTGGGCTTCTTGGATTTCGACAAATACCTCTATGTCACGGGGAACACTAACG ATTTGATCAGACTGAACTCAGGGGAAATGGTCAACCCGATCCCCATCGAGGAGCGGGTGAGGACCCGAATCCCCCTTGTGCGTTATGCCATGCTGGTGGGCCAGGATGCCCCGTACCTGTGCGCTCTCCTCACATTAAAG TGTCAAATAAATCCAGAAACTGGAGAGGCTCAGGGTAACCTGACCAGTGAGGCTATAGCTTGCTGTCGGAAACTTCGAAGCCAGTCCACCTGGTTGTCAGATGTCCTATATAACCGTGACCCTTTGGTCACACAGTTCATTGACCAGGGCATCCAGGATGTGAATTCGGAGGCGCCCTCAGTGGGCGCCAAGATCATTAAGTGGGTCATTCTAGACAACGATTTCTCTGTGGACGGCGGGGAGCTTG GACCCATGAGCAAGATGAACAGGTCCACTGTGATCAAGATATACAAGGAGGAAATCCAGAAACTTTATGAGACTTCAACCTCCTAG